In Plantibacter sp. PA-3-X8, one DNA window encodes the following:
- a CDS encoding GNAT family acetyltransferase: MQIRPFTPADTDAVIALWHTVGLTRPWNDPAKDIERKSTTQPELFLVAVDADGALIGTAMVGYDGHRGWVHYLAVSPAQQGGGLGRGLMAEAERLLIGLGCPKINLMVRTGNDRVIGFYEALGYGTDEVALLSKRLIPDA, translated from the coding sequence ATGCAGATCCGTCCGTTCACCCCAGCCGACACCGACGCCGTCATCGCCCTCTGGCACACCGTGGGGCTCACACGACCGTGGAACGACCCGGCGAAGGACATCGAGCGCAAGTCGACGACGCAGCCCGAGCTGTTCCTCGTCGCGGTGGATGCCGATGGCGCCCTCATCGGCACGGCGATGGTGGGGTACGACGGCCACCGCGGATGGGTGCACTACCTGGCCGTGTCACCGGCGCAGCAGGGTGGTGGACTCGGTCGGGGGCTCATGGCCGAGGCCGAGCGCCTGCTCATCGGACTCGGGTGCCCGAAGATCAACCTCATGGTCCGGACGGGCAACGACCGCGTGATCGGGTTCTACGAGGCGCTCGGGTACGGCACCGACGAGGTCGCGCTGCTCAGCAAGCGGCTCATCCCCGACGCCTGA
- a CDS encoding carboxylesterase/lipase family protein: MSIDPGLEPADDDTRSDDQPTPITVDTGSGPVTGRSAGGVSSFLGIPYAAAPFGDDRFRLPQPVEPWDEPRDATRPGATAPQAPYAGAVGDLLSTVTVPGNEILNVNVWTPTEPSTALRPVMVWIHGGSFVHGSNALDAYDGTAFARDGVVLVSVNYRLGSEGFSVLDDVPLNLGIADQLAALTWVQDEIARFGGDPDNVTVFGESAGGASVATLLTHPDAPAVMRRAIIQSGPLEAQTRERAGRISKLMAKDLGVATTRAGFRRVPPEGLVAAQERAMAGGNPLNGGAGFAVATAAPLVPDSPFDALLAGRAAGIPVLIGSTTEEYRLWFVPTGLLPTIKRVHLLAARLKLGIPAATVRTFRRNRPKASTGEILGAMATDVLLRVPLNRVADARAAAGADTWVYEFAWRSPVGEDGPGALGAAHAMEIGFVFDHLDSPEAVRMAGPSAPQSLATAMHDAWVAFAKAGDPGWQRWDATRPVRTFDGVDDAVVLAPRDDERAALTP; the protein is encoded by the coding sequence ATGAGCATCGACCCTGGGCTGGAACCGGCCGACGACGACACCCGGTCGGACGACCAGCCCACGCCGATCACCGTCGACACCGGCAGCGGCCCGGTCACCGGACGCAGTGCGGGCGGTGTCTCCAGCTTCCTCGGCATCCCGTATGCGGCGGCGCCGTTCGGCGACGACCGGTTCCGCCTCCCCCAGCCGGTCGAGCCCTGGGACGAGCCGCGCGACGCGACCCGGCCCGGCGCCACCGCACCGCAGGCCCCGTATGCCGGCGCGGTCGGCGACCTCCTCTCCACGGTGACCGTGCCGGGGAACGAGATCCTCAACGTCAACGTGTGGACACCGACTGAGCCGTCGACCGCCCTGCGCCCGGTGATGGTCTGGATCCACGGAGGCTCGTTCGTCCACGGCTCCAACGCGCTCGACGCCTACGACGGCACCGCATTCGCTCGCGACGGCGTCGTCCTCGTCTCCGTCAACTACCGTCTCGGGTCCGAGGGGTTCTCGGTGCTCGACGACGTCCCGCTGAACCTCGGCATCGCCGACCAACTGGCGGCCCTGACCTGGGTCCAGGACGAGATCGCCCGGTTCGGCGGCGACCCCGACAACGTCACCGTGTTCGGCGAGTCCGCGGGCGGCGCCTCGGTGGCGACGCTCCTCACCCACCCGGACGCTCCAGCCGTGATGCGCCGGGCGATCATCCAGAGCGGGCCGCTGGAGGCGCAGACGCGCGAGCGGGCGGGCCGCATCTCGAAGCTCATGGCGAAGGATCTGGGGGTCGCCACCACCCGAGCAGGCTTCCGACGTGTTCCACCGGAGGGGCTCGTGGCCGCGCAGGAGCGGGCCATGGCGGGCGGCAACCCGCTGAACGGCGGCGCCGGCTTCGCGGTCGCGACAGCCGCACCACTCGTACCGGACAGTCCGTTCGATGCGTTGCTCGCCGGACGGGCGGCCGGCATCCCCGTCCTCATCGGCAGCACGACGGAGGAGTACCGACTGTGGTTCGTTCCGACGGGACTCCTCCCGACGATCAAACGCGTCCATCTGCTCGCGGCACGCCTCAAGCTCGGGATCCCCGCGGCGACGGTCCGCACCTTCCGACGGAACCGTCCGAAGGCCTCGACCGGGGAGATCCTCGGTGCGATGGCGACGGACGTCCTGTTGCGCGTGCCACTCAACCGGGTCGCCGACGCGCGTGCAGCCGCGGGTGCGGACACGTGGGTGTACGAGTTCGCTTGGCGGAGCCCCGTCGGCGAGGACGGGCCCGGTGCCCTCGGAGCCGCCCACGCGATGGAGATCGGCTTCGTGTTCGACCACCTCGACTCGCCGGAGGCCGTCCGGATGGCGGGCCCCTCGGCGCCGCAGTCGCTCGCGACCGCGATGCACGACGCCTGGGTCGCGTTCGCGAAGGCGGGCGACCCGGGCTGGCAGCGTTGGGACGCCACCCGTCCGGTCCGGACCTTCGACGGGGTCGACGACGCCGTCGTCCTCGCGCCGCGCGACGACGAACGCGCGGCCCTCACCCCCTGA
- a CDS encoding Rv2578c family radical SAM protein: MRWSGQELGVETTSALPGLAKLNNLVRSVQTPEFAGITFHEVLAKSALNRVPGQSVMPFGWTINPYRGCSHACVYCFARPTHSYLDLDAGKDFDSQLIVKVNVAEVLEKELAKASWGRHPVALGTNTDPYQRAEGKYRLMPGIIKALADSGTPFSILTKGTLLRRDLPLLAEVAERVPVDLAMSIAIYDDELQQSIEPGTPTAAARLATVRAAADLGFDVGVFMMPILPYLTDTVDHLDLALSRIREAGTSTVLFSTLYLKAGVKPWFMQWLSREHPELVDRYTSMYADGAYAPKEYRKWLAARIRPMIRDHGLERGTEDPATGGVRSSALGMLRDGYGERAELRKRAPEFVTTGLQVQPTLF, translated from the coding sequence ATGCGGTGGAGCGGACAGGAACTCGGGGTTGAGACGACGTCGGCGCTGCCGGGCCTCGCGAAGCTGAACAACCTCGTGCGCAGCGTCCAGACGCCCGAGTTCGCCGGGATCACCTTCCACGAGGTGCTCGCGAAGTCCGCACTCAACCGCGTGCCCGGCCAGTCCGTGATGCCGTTCGGGTGGACCATCAACCCCTATCGGGGCTGCTCCCATGCCTGCGTGTACTGCTTCGCCCGACCGACGCATTCGTACCTGGACCTCGATGCCGGGAAGGACTTCGACTCGCAGCTCATCGTCAAGGTGAACGTCGCCGAGGTCCTCGAGAAGGAGCTCGCGAAGGCGAGCTGGGGCAGGCACCCGGTGGCACTCGGCACGAACACCGACCCGTACCAGCGCGCCGAGGGCAAGTACCGCCTCATGCCGGGGATCATCAAGGCCCTCGCCGACTCGGGAACCCCGTTCTCGATCCTGACGAAGGGCACGCTGCTCCGGCGCGACCTGCCCCTCCTGGCCGAGGTCGCTGAGCGCGTGCCGGTCGACCTCGCCATGTCGATCGCCATCTACGACGACGAGCTGCAGCAGTCGATCGAGCCCGGCACCCCGACGGCGGCGGCCAGACTCGCGACCGTCCGCGCCGCTGCCGACCTCGGCTTCGACGTCGGGGTCTTCATGATGCCGATCCTCCCCTACCTGACCGACACCGTCGACCACCTCGACCTCGCCCTGTCGCGCATCCGCGAGGCCGGCACGAGCACCGTCCTCTTCTCGACCCTGTACCTGAAGGCCGGCGTCAAGCCCTGGTTCATGCAGTGGCTGTCGCGGGAGCACCCCGAGCTCGTCGACCGGTACACCTCGATGTACGCCGACGGCGCCTACGCCCCGAAGGAGTACCGGAAGTGGCTGGCAGCGCGCATCCGCCCGATGATCCGCGACCACGGGCTCGAGCGCGGCACCGAGGACCCGGCCACCGGGGGTGTCCGCTCGTCGGCGCTCGGCATGTTGCGCGACGGGTACGGCGAGCGGGCCGAGCTGCGCAAGCGGGCGCCGGAGTTCGTCACGACCGGCCTGCAGGTCCAGCCGACCCTCTTCTGA